Proteins encoded within one genomic window of Candidatus Binataceae bacterium:
- a CDS encoding UGSC family (seleno)protein, with protein sequence MKQVIVDPTDERVPIRRTLAERSGQIRGRIAMLDIAKPRGDVLMNRLAEHLGKRLPAVEIKRYRKPTFTKPAPEDLRRRIAEESDFVIEALADUGSCTTCSVHDSVWFEVNRKPAVMIASDVFVDAAEKQAAALGLPEVRRVFVPHPIQDATDDEMRAKADAIVEQVIDALKK encoded by the coding sequence ATGAAGCAGGTAATCGTTGATCCCACCGATGAGCGCGTGCCCATAAGGCGCACGCTCGCCGAACGCTCCGGGCAGATCAGAGGCCGCATCGCGATGCTTGATATCGCCAAGCCGCGCGGCGACGTGCTGATGAATCGCTTGGCCGAGCATCTCGGTAAGCGCCTGCCCGCGGTAGAAATCAAACGCTACCGCAAACCGACCTTCACCAAGCCGGCGCCGGAAGATCTGCGCCGCCGTATCGCGGAGGAAAGCGACTTCGTCATCGAAGCGCTAGCCGATTGAGGGTCGTGCACGACGTGCAGTGTGCACGACTCGGTATGGTTCGAAGTTAATCGCAAGCCCGCAGTGATGATCGCTTCCGACGTATTTGTCGATGCCGCCGAAAAGCAAGCGGCTGCACTCGGACTACCCGAAGTGCGGCGAGTCTTCGTGCCGCATCCGATTCAGGATGCAACCGACGACGAAATGCGTGCCAAGGCCGACGCCATCGTCGAGCAGGTAATCGACGCGCTGAAGAAGTGA
- a CDS encoding redoxin domain-containing protein, protein MSEPSRQLPDFSLNDLSGTPHAFPGGRAAMLCFVKEDCPTCAIAMPLIEAFHRAFGSKVAVLAIGQEAAGNRILAQRHSLTCPLLDDSALRVSFAYGFDTVPMVFLADGAGNTLQSFAGFVRSDWRSLASQLAQMTELPEPHIDWIALPEWRAGCGSKAVEPGIAERLEAEARGERMQARRIELGDGEDVFEFMFERGLTDGLPVVPPTPERVAWMLTGTRRDPREVIATVAPNMAPLTVEKVAVNAVMAGCRPAYLPVAIAALEAVCTDTFNIHGVMATTWGATPVIIVNGPIRRRLGMNMGIMALGYGSRPNATIGRAVKLVLRNVGGSRPGDIERSALGAIGKFTTCFAEWEERSPWEPLHVERGFQKDESVVTVFGLEAGSRQIADQTSRTARALVGSLGLGLEACWHPKQHGSGEVLLVISPEHADTIARDEWSKAQVRNRIQEITARPLRELLPDAESGEGMPLKAFGLKDPTPEQLEQKVPKFRSAGNINIIVAGGEGGKFSAVFAGWVSGPMGSSSVSRRIEELP, encoded by the coding sequence ATGAGCGAACCATCCAGGCAATTGCCAGATTTTTCCCTGAATGATCTCTCCGGGACGCCACACGCGTTCCCCGGGGGCCGAGCCGCAATGCTCTGTTTCGTCAAGGAAGACTGCCCCACCTGCGCAATTGCGATGCCGCTGATCGAGGCATTTCACCGCGCTTTCGGTTCCAAAGTCGCGGTGCTCGCGATCGGTCAGGAGGCCGCGGGAAATCGCATACTCGCCCAGCGCCATTCGCTCACCTGCCCGCTGCTCGACGATTCCGCCCTGCGCGTGTCGTTCGCCTACGGCTTCGATACCGTCCCGATGGTCTTCCTCGCCGATGGGGCCGGCAATACCTTGCAGAGTTTCGCCGGTTTTGTTCGGAGCGACTGGCGATCGCTCGCAAGCCAGCTTGCGCAAATGACCGAATTGCCCGAGCCACACATCGATTGGATAGCCCTGCCCGAGTGGCGGGCGGGATGCGGTTCCAAGGCGGTCGAACCCGGAATTGCCGAACGGCTTGAAGCCGAGGCGCGCGGCGAGCGCATGCAGGCCCGTCGCATCGAGCTGGGTGATGGTGAGGACGTGTTCGAATTTATGTTCGAGCGCGGCCTCACCGACGGACTGCCGGTGGTTCCACCGACGCCCGAGCGGGTGGCGTGGATGCTCACCGGCACGCGGCGCGACCCGCGCGAAGTCATCGCGACGGTGGCGCCAAATATGGCGCCCCTGACCGTCGAAAAGGTCGCCGTCAACGCGGTAATGGCGGGCTGCCGTCCCGCTTATCTGCCGGTAGCGATCGCCGCGCTCGAAGCGGTCTGCACCGATACCTTCAACATCCACGGCGTGATGGCCACCACCTGGGGCGCAACCCCGGTGATTATCGTCAATGGACCAATTCGCCGCCGGCTCGGCATGAATATGGGAATCATGGCGCTCGGCTATGGCAGTCGACCCAACGCGACCATCGGCCGCGCGGTAAAGCTGGTGCTGCGCAACGTGGGCGGCTCACGGCCCGGTGATATCGAGCGCTCCGCCCTTGGAGCGATCGGCAAATTCACCACCTGCTTCGCAGAATGGGAAGAGCGCAGCCCGTGGGAGCCGCTGCACGTCGAGCGCGGCTTCCAGAAGGACGAAAGCGTGGTGACGGTCTTCGGGCTGGAAGCGGGCTCGCGGCAGATCGCGGATCAAACCTCGCGCACGGCTCGCGCGCTGGTGGGCTCTCTCGGCCTAGGGCTGGAAGCTTGCTGGCATCCGAAGCAGCATGGTTCCGGTGAGGTGCTCCTGGTGATTTCACCGGAGCACGCCGATACCATCGCACGCGACGAATGGAGCAAAGCGCAGGTGCGCAATCGAATTCAGGAAATCACAGCACGCCCGCTACGGGAACTGCTGCCGGACGCGGAGAGCGGCGAAGGGATGCCGCTTAAGGCCTTTGGCCTGAAAGACCCTACCCCCGAGCAGCTCGAGCAGAAGGTTCCCAAGTTTCGCTCCGCCGGGAATATCAATATTATCGTGGCGGGTGGTGAAGGCGGGAAGTTCTCCGCCGTGTTCGCCGGATGGGTTTCCGGACCGATGGGCTCATCCAGCGTGAGCCGCCGAATCGAGGAGCTGCCATGA
- a CDS encoding kelch repeat-containing protein, whose amino-acid sequence MNGRRQWGATLAALLLVSCAGGEIAEQPAYVTNKQGQRVEELAMTTPRADQSAAALQDGRVLIAGGTTNGNVGGVTSSAEIYDPNTQSFIATGSMTVARQGATATLLNDGRVLLAGGVQNVGFRAELSSAELYDPVAGTFAATGSMQTPREGHTATLLRDGRVLVAGGSDNGVHTLDSAEIYDPRSGAWHFAGHMTVPRVAHVAVLLRSGQVLIAGGGRADMPGGYIVYQSAETYSPELKQFSRVPAPMKNDRVGAAALLLNDGRALIVGGKSGKVLTSFGPGTLNLNSLAPLNTAETYDPESGSFVLTGNLQAPHYLPRLVKLQDGSVLVTSGWKIQGPVVAGMADAEVFLPGTNGFSGVAPMHVARLQNSSTLLPDGNVLVAGGVDGNSLVTASVEFYDSRAHRFVTRGAGSTPPGSAKSLIGATE is encoded by the coding sequence GTGAACGGGCGGCGTCAATGGGGCGCGACGCTGGCCGCCCTTCTGCTGGTTTCATGCGCAGGTGGCGAAATCGCCGAGCAGCCCGCCTACGTCACCAATAAGCAGGGCCAGCGTGTCGAGGAACTGGCGATGACCACACCGCGGGCTGACCAGTCCGCGGCTGCACTACAGGACGGTCGTGTGCTGATCGCGGGTGGTACCACCAACGGCAATGTCGGCGGAGTTACCTCGAGCGCCGAGATTTACGATCCCAACACACAATCTTTCATCGCAACCGGGTCGATGACGGTGGCGCGCCAAGGTGCGACCGCAACGCTCCTGAACGATGGACGCGTCTTGCTGGCGGGCGGCGTGCAGAACGTAGGATTTCGCGCCGAGCTATCCAGCGCTGAATTGTACGATCCCGTCGCAGGCACCTTCGCCGCGACCGGCTCGATGCAAACGCCCCGCGAGGGCCACACCGCAACCCTCCTGCGCGACGGTCGAGTACTGGTAGCCGGAGGAAGTGACAACGGAGTCCACACTCTCGATTCAGCGGAGATCTATGATCCCCGCTCGGGCGCCTGGCACTTCGCCGGCCACATGACGGTGCCGCGCGTGGCGCATGTAGCCGTGTTGCTCCGCAGCGGCCAGGTGCTGATCGCGGGCGGAGGCCGCGCTGACATGCCGGGCGGGTACATCGTCTACCAGAGCGCGGAAACCTATAGTCCGGAGCTTAAGCAATTCAGTCGGGTGCCTGCCCCTATGAAAAACGATCGAGTCGGCGCAGCAGCTCTTCTGCTCAACGATGGGCGCGCGCTGATCGTGGGCGGCAAAAGCGGCAAGGTTCTCACCTCGTTCGGCCCGGGTACGCTCAACCTCAACTCTTTGGCGCCTTTGAACACCGCGGAAACTTACGATCCGGAATCGGGCAGCTTCGTTTTGACCGGAAATCTGCAGGCTCCCCACTATCTTCCGCGCCTGGTCAAATTGCAGGATGGCAGCGTGCTGGTCACCAGTGGCTGGAAGATCCAGGGGCCGGTCGTCGCGGGGATGGCCGATGCCGAGGTCTTTCTACCCGGCACCAACGGTTTCAGCGGGGTTGCGCCCATGCATGTGGCGCGGCTGCAGAATTCCTCGACCCTGCTGCCGGACGGCAACGTTCTGGTCGCTGGCGGAGTGGACGGGAACAGTCTGGTCACGGCGTCGGTCGAGTTTTACGATTCGAGGGCGCATCGTTTCGTCACGCGCGGCGCGGGTTCAACTCCGCCGGGGAGTGCGAAAAGCTTGATTGGTGCAACCGAATGA